One Pseudodesulfovibrio cashew DNA window includes the following coding sequences:
- a CDS encoding radical SAM protein yields MNKRSLSDIPKGSRVAIYGAGESGQKIMMILQEFRPDVSIRCFLDTYKSDTFHDLPCIRVDDLSTVLDSIDLIVVASAFYPEITSTLRLRGVSNYLVIDRSFYRLPFSTREELRAMSAMIEQCEKRSSHPAATMLDEYIRKVEWDLSELKAYQDTGFLPHGAMVQISKKCNLRCVFCGHEAWKENTGFMDFELLQKVVEEINAIGANMTLVGPQGEPTLHPEFEKIIRYVGKHVPRALLCTNGTALTPSKIEAIVDSGLTSVEISFAGYDAKSYESIYVGADFEKTTRNMQQLSDAIQASGKDISLVIKGIYPYSWNQEDDFESFKAKCFALYERLGIKGRYDISGEPHNFAGNVESGPYDEQLKLFTTKTIANSRPRLCGQLFNPCVHHDGKVSVCGCHDANCRMPIGKIGQESFAAMMQGEQMKEYVISYMERRYDKIPLCRKCDVPYK; encoded by the coding sequence ATGAACAAGAGATCGCTGAGTGACATCCCGAAAGGAAGCCGTGTCGCAATATATGGTGCGGGCGAATCCGGACAGAAAATCATGATGATTTTGCAGGAATTCCGTCCCGACGTATCAATACGCTGCTTTCTGGATACGTATAAGTCAGACACATTTCACGATCTCCCGTGCATCCGGGTCGATGATTTATCCACAGTACTGGACTCCATCGACCTGATCGTGGTCGCCTCCGCTTTCTACCCTGAAATAACCAGCACATTGCGGCTTCGAGGCGTTTCGAATTACCTCGTCATCGACCGTTCTTTCTACAGGCTTCCGTTTTCCACCAGGGAAGAACTGCGGGCAATGAGCGCCATGATCGAGCAGTGCGAAAAGCGCAGCTCGCACCCGGCGGCCACCATGTTGGACGAATACATCCGGAAGGTGGAGTGGGACCTGAGCGAATTGAAGGCATACCAGGACACCGGATTCCTCCCCCATGGGGCGATGGTCCAGATTTCGAAGAAGTGCAATCTTCGCTGCGTCTTTTGCGGACATGAGGCATGGAAGGAAAATACCGGCTTCATGGACTTCGAGTTGCTGCAGAAGGTTGTTGAAGAAATAAACGCCATCGGCGCCAACATGACCCTTGTCGGCCCTCAGGGAGAGCCGACGCTTCATCCTGAATTCGAGAAAATCATCCGGTATGTCGGCAAGCATGTGCCCAGGGCGCTGCTCTGCACCAATGGAACGGCGTTAACCCCAAGCAAGATTGAAGCGATCGTGGACAGCGGGCTGACCTCCGTTGAGATCTCGTTCGCCGGCTATGACGCCAAGTCCTACGAGAGCATCTACGTGGGAGCCGATTTCGAAAAGACGACCCGAAACATGCAGCAGCTCTCCGACGCCATCCAGGCCTCGGGCAAGGATATTTCGCTCGTGATCAAAGGGATTTACCCGTACTCCTGGAACCAGGAGGATGACTTCGAGAGCTTCAAGGCTAAATGCTTTGCGCTCTATGAGCGGCTCGGGATCAAGGGACGGTACGACATCTCAGGCGAACCGCACAATTTTGCGGGTAACGTCGAATCAGGGCCATATGACGAACAGCTGAAGCTGTTTACGACAAAGACGATTGCGAACTCGCGTCCCCGGCTTTGCGGGCAGCTCTTCAATCCCTGCGTTCACCACGACGGCAAGGTGAGCGTTTGCGGATGCCATGATGCGAACTGCAGGATGCCAATCGGAAAGATCGGACAAGAGTCTTTTGCGGCAATGATGCAGGGAGAACAAATGAAGGAATATGTCATCAGTTACATGGAACGGAGATACGACAAAATACCTTTGTGCCGGAAATGCGACGTGCCGTATAAATAG
- a CDS encoding sulfotransferase family 2 domain-containing protein, translating to MNNVILPLHLSGAALSRYHNILYIVLPKCGNTSMKRMMVELEGDADFAGFDIDSIDVHTHKNKTVIQNDFRKNIEHLRAFSEKLFVFTVVRNPYVRVLSGYLDKIRNSPDPRATWFGQKYSAKNRQLSFVEFLHLLKQSDLNTIDWHLRPAHLVAQTGLVRYDYIGKLEEVDRVAEAINAARHCDIRQAPYCSRRIHSSSKRLFGYYDSEAVELVDEIFASDFVYFNYPKGDFENLAGGHIDIDRVNAPAKDAMLGFRPRKRFEENMDAFLLMEQSLQHRLSGDLPAALRENEQAIALVSDNPYFFAFLGDLLDGAGNHAEAADALTKAIALAPLDSRLHLQLGVIHAHLDDARSATRAVLAAIATKDYHHEFYSALFNVLISIFDLQGTEEVLQQAIGHDPDNPHFHLLRSRIHDHFGQSETAIELAREAMGVVNYHPGLHMHLATMHAARNEFTKAAEVLKEAISHNPQSSAIRLRLGRLYLQQGETGSALHMAREAIATKDFYIGFYQHLTALLNDCCTLEEFEDELRQAIALNEGNAHFLLQLSHVHRRQNKIDEAVLAVREAIRNDSLYPGFYYHLTNLLLDSGDPEGARESAQKALTLVPDDPGVFHALLGKTYSALGDTKAAAEERGKSLEKVKRPANFDEYFASLFRGLPAKGTSSATG from the coding sequence GTGAACAATGTGATTCTTCCGTTGCATCTTTCCGGGGCTGCTCTATCTCGATATCACAACATCCTGTATATCGTGCTTCCCAAATGCGGCAACACCTCGATGAAGAGGATGATGGTTGAACTGGAGGGCGATGCCGACTTTGCCGGTTTCGACATTGATTCGATAGACGTCCACACTCACAAGAACAAAACGGTAATCCAGAACGATTTCAGAAAAAACATAGAGCACCTGAGAGCGTTCTCGGAAAAGCTCTTTGTTTTTACCGTTGTCAGGAATCCCTATGTCCGGGTCTTGTCGGGATATCTGGATAAGATTCGTAATTCCCCGGACCCCAGGGCCACCTGGTTCGGACAAAAATATTCCGCCAAAAACCGGCAACTGTCTTTTGTCGAGTTTTTGCATCTCTTGAAACAGTCGGATCTGAACACCATCGATTGGCACCTCAGGCCAGCCCATCTCGTCGCGCAGACAGGCCTTGTCCGATACGATTACATCGGGAAACTCGAAGAGGTCGACAGAGTCGCTGAAGCCATCAACGCGGCCCGCCACTGTGACATCCGCCAGGCGCCCTATTGCTCCAGGCGAATCCACTCCAGCAGCAAGCGCCTCTTCGGTTACTACGACTCGGAGGCCGTTGAACTGGTGGACGAAATCTTCGCTTCGGACTTTGTCTATTTCAACTATCCGAAAGGCGACTTCGAGAACCTCGCCGGGGGACACATAGACATTGACCGTGTCAACGCACCTGCCAAGGATGCCATGCTCGGATTTCGCCCGAGAAAGCGATTCGAGGAAAACATGGATGCCTTCCTGCTGATGGAGCAAAGCCTGCAGCACAGGCTTTCAGGGGATCTGCCTGCGGCTTTGCGGGAGAACGAACAGGCAATCGCACTTGTCAGCGACAATCCATACTTTTTCGCCTTTCTCGGCGATCTTCTGGACGGAGCCGGGAATCATGCCGAAGCAGCCGACGCCCTGACAAAAGCCATTGCCCTCGCCCCCCTCGACTCCCGCCTCCACCTGCAACTCGGTGTGATACACGCGCATCTGGATGACGCAAGATCCGCAACCCGTGCCGTCTTGGCGGCCATCGCCACGAAGGACTATCACCACGAGTTCTACTCCGCCCTCTTCAACGTGCTCATTTCGATCTTTGACTTGCAGGGGACGGAAGAAGTGCTGCAACAGGCAATCGGGCATGACCCAGATAATCCTCATTTTCATCTACTCCGAAGCCGGATTCACGACCACTTCGGCCAGAGCGAAACGGCAATCGAACTGGCTCGGGAAGCCATGGGCGTGGTGAACTATCATCCTGGCCTGCACATGCATCTGGCAACAATGCATGCCGCGCGCAACGAGTTTACAAAAGCAGCAGAGGTACTGAAGGAGGCCATCTCCCATAATCCGCAGAGTTCTGCTATCCGCTTGCGGCTGGGCCGGTTGTACTTGCAACAGGGAGAGACCGGAAGTGCTTTGCATATGGCTCGTGAAGCCATTGCCACAAAAGACTTCTACATCGGTTTTTATCAACATCTGACAGCTTTGCTCAACGATTGCTGCACACTGGAAGAATTTGAAGACGAACTCAGGCAGGCGATCGCTCTCAACGAGGGGAACGCGCACTTCCTGTTGCAGCTCAGCCATGTCCACAGGCGGCAAAACAAAATCGACGAGGCGGTCCTGGCGGTTCGGGAAGCCATCCGTAACGACAGCCTGTACCCCGGCTTCTACTACCACCTGACCAACCTGCTTCTCGACTCGGGAGACCCGGAGGGTGCCCGTGAGTCCGCACAGAAGGCGCTCACCCTTGTGCCTGACGATCCGGGAGTCTTTCACGCCCTGCTCGGCAAGACTTATTCTGCTCTTGGCGACACGAAGGCCGCAGCCGAAGAGAGGGGAAAGTCACTTGAGAAAGTGAAGCGACCAGCCAATTTCGACGAATACTTCGCAAGCCTTTTCAGAGGGCTACCTGCCAAAGGGACAAGCTCGGCAACGGGATAA
- a CDS encoding mechanosensitive ion channel family protein, producing the protein MFRRASFVLLILLLLSLPAGAANLFPLEPPDTSSPRATLNSFLTYTDKLYEAATASREDVFLEREYLQRAERCFDLEQVPPTLRSEVAVESVLMLREILDRIELPETADVPDKNQVRENKLLRWRIPHTEITIERIAAGPRMGSYLFTAATVDQLEGFYNEVKDLPYRIDKGPDYTGFYEQYIYSSGWMIPDGFLKRLPDWMMEGVHGQAIWQWLALFVVMAVCGFSIWLVWKWSRIRPDQAKPGKLHTKRMLFPLYAMGMCTFIKFIANDQINITGDILRYLTVVLGAAFAVFAGIAIIYAGNIVMRMIISSAKIKEEALDADVIKLLCRLVTFCLIFILFYHVGSHFGIPVTAIFASAGIAGVAVALAARETLANFFGGVSIFMDRPFRAGDYIVLDSGERGEVMAVGMRSTRLLTRGDIMISIPNSVITNAKVVNQSMPHPSFRVGVKIGVAYGSDIDLVEATLLEMARQNALVIADPEPRVRFRAFGDSALEFELLCWAARPHDRGRLVHLLCKDIYRAFNEKGIIIPFPQQEIHIHRTED; encoded by the coding sequence ATGTTTCGCCGCGCGTCTTTTGTCCTGCTTATTCTTTTGCTGCTTTCCCTGCCCGCCGGAGCGGCGAACCTCTTTCCGCTGGAGCCGCCGGACACGTCCAGCCCCAGGGCCACGCTGAACAGCTTTCTCACCTATACGGACAAGCTTTACGAGGCGGCCACGGCCAGCAGGGAGGATGTCTTCCTGGAGCGGGAGTACCTGCAGCGGGCCGAACGCTGCTTCGATCTCGAGCAGGTCCCCCCGACTCTGCGAAGCGAAGTTGCGGTGGAATCCGTGCTCATGCTGCGCGAGATCCTCGACCGCATTGAGCTGCCCGAGACAGCGGACGTCCCGGACAAAAACCAGGTGCGGGAAAACAAGCTCCTGCGCTGGCGTATTCCCCATACCGAAATCACCATCGAAAGAATTGCGGCCGGTCCCCGCATGGGGTCCTACCTCTTTACTGCGGCCACGGTGGACCAGCTGGAAGGATTCTACAACGAGGTCAAGGACCTGCCGTATCGCATCGACAAGGGGCCGGACTACACCGGCTTCTACGAGCAGTACATTTACTCCTCGGGCTGGATGATCCCTGACGGATTTCTGAAGCGGTTGCCCGACTGGATGATGGAGGGCGTCCATGGTCAGGCCATCTGGCAGTGGCTCGCGCTGTTTGTGGTCATGGCAGTTTGCGGCTTTTCCATCTGGCTTGTCTGGAAATGGAGCAGGATTCGTCCGGACCAGGCCAAGCCGGGCAAACTCCATACGAAGCGCATGCTCTTTCCCCTGTACGCCATGGGGATGTGCACGTTCATCAAATTCATCGCCAACGACCAGATCAACATCACCGGCGACATCCTGCGCTACCTGACCGTGGTGCTCGGAGCCGCCTTTGCTGTCTTCGCCGGAATCGCGATCATCTACGCCGGAAACATCGTCATGCGGATGATAATAAGCTCCGCCAAGATCAAGGAGGAAGCCCTGGACGCCGACGTGATCAAGCTGCTGTGCAGGCTGGTCACCTTCTGCCTGATCTTCATCCTTTTCTACCACGTGGGGAGCCACTTCGGTATTCCTGTCACCGCCATCTTCGCTTCCGCAGGCATCGCGGGCGTGGCCGTGGCCCTGGCCGCGCGGGAAACCCTGGCCAACTTCTTCGGCGGAGTGTCCATCTTCATGGACCGTCCTTTTCGCGCCGGCGACTATATCGTCCTGGACAGCGGCGAGCGGGGCGAGGTCATGGCCGTGGGCATGCGCAGCACCCGGCTGCTCACCCGTGGCGACATCATGATCTCCATCCCCAACTCGGTCATCACCAACGCCAAAGTGGTGAACCAGAGCATGCCCCACCCCTCGTTCCGGGTGGGTGTCAAGATCGGGGTGGCCTACGGCTCCGACATCGACCTGGTGGAGGCCACGCTGCTGGAGATGGCCCGGCAGAACGCGCTGGTCATCGCCGATCCCGAGCCCCGGGTGCGCTTCCGCGCCTTCGGCGACTCCGCACTCGAATTCGAGCTGCTCTGCTGGGCGGCCCGCCCCCACGACCGGGGCAGGCTCGTGCACCTGCTCTGCAAGGACATCTACAGGGCTTTCAACGAGAAGGGCATTATCATCCCCTTCCCGCAGCAGGAAATTCACATCCACAGGACGGAGGACTGA
- the asnB gene encoding asparagine synthase (glutamine-hydrolyzing), whose protein sequence is MCGICGFINPGMTGDAQGLAALAERMADTLAHRGPDAHGAYGDPEAGVGLGHRRLSILDLSPAGSQPMHGGDGRFVLAHNGEIYNFLELRRELEAEGGPFLPWRGDSDTEVMLAAFQVWGVEGALTRFAGMFAFALWDRKERILHLARDRMGEKPLYFGRAGSGLVFGSELKALRAHPDFEAGLDMEALSLFLRYQYVPEPRSIYANAHKLMPGHLLSIRADRPQEWNPRPYWSLRDCVERAQADPFTGSEQEAADGLETLLSQAVQNQMLSDVPLGALLSGGIDSSLVTALMQAASDRPVRSFTIGFADKAYDESSDARRVADHLGTEHTELFVTPEHVLDLIGGLPELYDEPFADASQLPTHLVARLTREHVTVCLTGDGGDETFAGYNRHFWAPAVWDRIGSVPAPLRTLAASTMRLVPPGGYDTLFEAADGLLPESLRVRTPGFKAHKLADALGAPTKEALYKRLCSAWPDPNALTGTPEPATLVDRPGAWPRTDGYTRWMQFMDSVTYLPGDILHKVDRAAMGVALESRAPFLDHRVVEFAWRLPLPMLLAGREGKRILRTILYRHVPRELVDRPKTGFGAPLEHWLRGPLRDWAHELLDPARIRQQGLFRAEAVSGQLADHMSGRRDNQYRLWTMLMFQAWYDRWM, encoded by the coding sequence ATGTGTGGAATCTGCGGCTTCATCAATCCGGGCATGACCGGCGACGCGCAAGGGCTTGCGGCCCTGGCCGAACGCATGGCCGACACCCTCGCCCACCGGGGTCCGGACGCCCACGGGGCCTACGGCGATCCCGAGGCGGGTGTCGGGCTGGGGCATCGCCGCCTCTCCATCCTGGACCTCTCGCCCGCGGGCTCGCAGCCCATGCACGGCGGAGACGGGCGATTCGTGCTGGCCCACAACGGCGAGATATACAATTTTCTGGAACTGCGTCGGGAACTTGAGGCCGAAGGCGGCCCGTTCCTGCCCTGGCGCGGGGACTCGGACACCGAGGTCATGCTGGCCGCGTTCCAGGTCTGGGGCGTGGAAGGGGCACTCACCCGGTTTGCGGGCATGTTCGCCTTCGCCCTCTGGGACCGGAAGGAGCGCATCCTGCACTTGGCCAGGGACCGCATGGGCGAGAAGCCGCTCTATTTCGGACGGGCGGGCAGCGGGCTGGTCTTCGGCTCGGAGCTGAAGGCGCTCCGGGCGCACCCGGACTTCGAGGCCGGGCTGGACATGGAGGCCCTCTCCCTGTTCCTGCGCTACCAGTACGTCCCCGAACCGCGCTCCATTTATGCGAACGCGCACAAGCTCATGCCCGGCCATCTGCTATCCATCCGCGCGGACAGACCGCAGGAATGGAACCCCAGGCCCTACTGGTCCCTGCGTGACTGCGTGGAGCGCGCCCAGGCCGATCCGTTCACCGGCTCGGAGCAGGAGGCCGCGGACGGACTGGAAACCCTGCTCTCGCAGGCGGTGCAAAACCAGATGCTCTCGGATGTGCCCCTGGGGGCACTGCTCTCGGGCGGAATCGACTCCTCACTGGTTACGGCGCTGATGCAGGCGGCCTCGGATCGCCCGGTGCGCAGCTTCACCATCGGTTTTGCGGACAAGGCCTACGACGAGTCCTCGGACGCCCGACGCGTGGCCGACCACCTGGGCACGGAGCACACCGAACTTTTCGTCACCCCGGAACACGTGCTCGACCTGATCGGCGGGCTGCCCGAGCTCTACGACGAGCCCTTTGCCGACGCCTCGCAGTTGCCCACCCATCTGGTGGCCAGACTCACCCGGGAGCACGTCACCGTCTGCCTCACCGGAGACGGCGGGGACGAGACCTTCGCCGGGTACAATCGTCATTTCTGGGCCCCTGCCGTGTGGGACCGAATCGGAAGCGTTCCCGCGCCGCTGCGCACGCTGGCGGCCTCGACCATGCGGCTGGTCCCGCCCGGCGGATACGACACCCTGTTCGAAGCGGCGGACGGCCTGCTGCCGGAATCCCTGCGGGTGCGCACCCCCGGCTTCAAGGCCCACAAGCTGGCCGACGCACTGGGCGCACCCACGAAGGAGGCGCTCTACAAGCGGCTCTGCTCGGCCTGGCCCGATCCAAACGCGCTGACCGGGACGCCCGAGCCCGCCACGCTGGTGGACCGGCCCGGCGCCTGGCCGCGCACGGACGGCTACACGCGGTGGATGCAGTTCATGGATTCCGTGACCTACCTGCCGGGGGACATCCTGCACAAGGTCGACCGCGCCGCCATGGGCGTGGCCCTGGAGTCACGCGCGCCGTTCCTGGACCATCGGGTGGTGGAGTTCGCCTGGCGGCTGCCCCTGCCCATGCTGCTTGCGGGGCGGGAGGGCAAGCGCATTCTGCGCACGATCCTGTACCGGCACGTGCCGCGCGAGTTGGTGGACCGACCCAAGACCGGCTTCGGCGCGCCGCTGGAGCACTGGCTGCGCGGACCGCTCCGCGACTGGGCGCACGAACTCCTGGACCCGGCCCGCATCCGGCAACAGGGACTGTTCCGGGCCGAGGCCGTTTCCGGGCAACTGGCGGATCACATGAGCGGCAGGCGCGACAACCAGTACCGGCTGTGGACCATGCTCATGTTCCAGGCGTGGTACGACAGGTGGATGTAG
- a CDS encoding STAS domain-containing protein: MALKETKENGVSVLTVDGNLDAEGTQVLEEKVLALLEGGETKLLFDFSGLDYINSSGLRVLVLAYQRLKKASGAVGICGIKDYIQEVFEVSGYDKIFPLYGDRTAALDAM; the protein is encoded by the coding sequence ATGGCTCTGAAGGAAACCAAGGAAAACGGCGTCAGCGTCCTGACCGTCGACGGCAATCTCGATGCCGAAGGCACCCAGGTGCTTGAGGAAAAAGTCCTCGCCCTGCTCGAGGGCGGCGAGACCAAACTGCTCTTCGACTTTTCAGGGCTTGATTACATCAACTCTTCCGGCCTGCGCGTCCTGGTCCTGGCCTACCAGCGCCTCAAGAAGGCCTCCGGCGCCGTGGGCATCTGCGGTATCAAGGACTACATCCAGGAAGTCTTCGAGGTCTCGGGATACGACAAGATATTTCCCCTCTACGGAGATCGGACCGCCGCGCTGGACGCCATGTAG
- a CDS encoding SpoIIE family protein phosphatase translates to MKFSIRIKIFIVLVAFSMGPLLLSRTLMSRQAGKMVDQVSGETRGEMLNIIRAELEHNADSLLRYFEARGQAISLSARMLARQAEHYLVWQLPEKSSPVYYASNFHPGNAAPPDLAPSDLYLRRGRTSKASPLYISLEQPAFLLSKMGMMDMMEEPTDAGKTEEDIQRLNELTPVFKALFNEQRKDSQWFNVGLESGVFLTYPGHGHFPPHFDHRSQKWYLNARHATDEVVWTAPGIDPATRLSVSTASYPIRDKEGRFLGAASVDVPIFRIIEEAQLRSRWSGDIEAYMVYRKPGDEDRLLILAQQAYDDGQRRHWMVGIEPDWMKTDDPRGIEPLLEAMKQNKGGVVNLRHKGQNAFWAYASNDEISFILIAPDSVITRLPDQVGGTLGTLFSRIRSISSIVSGIMIVIIGLIAWFGSRAVTNPLLHMADAAKRLAKGDFSVHMDLHTGDERDELIHAFNDMGPKLQERLLLRRDLKLAQEVQNLLLPRKEPELCGFDIAGGISFCDQTGGDYYDFIEMDDQGTRSLGVVLGDVSGHGVQSALVMATTRGLLRSLSSAAISPRERIQTVNTVLSRDMDGTGRFLTLFYLRLKANSPEIQWVRAGHEPAIRYNPETGVFSELSGEGLALGVLEEFEYEDYTAFLEPGEVLVMATDGIWEARNEEGEMFGKKRMLAIVKENAHNNAETIRAALMDAAGAFRPAGQEDDIAVVVIKRDKEVNVDATTFRMTNKENCFKCFQPRVESFGRCHGLPPKAVFHLTLVLDELISNIITYGYADLDEHPIEVTIAKQDDMLTIRIEDDAEPFNILEAPEPELDTPLEERQRQIGGMGVHLVKNMVSHIKYQRSNGKNILTMTKDLKTCAHQG, encoded by the coding sequence ATGAAATTTTCCATCCGTATCAAGATATTCATCGTTCTCGTGGCCTTCAGTATGGGGCCGTTGCTCCTGTCGCGCACTCTCATGAGCCGGCAGGCGGGCAAGATGGTCGATCAGGTCTCCGGCGAGACACGGGGGGAGATGCTCAACATCATCCGCGCGGAGCTGGAGCACAACGCCGACAGCCTGCTGCGCTATTTCGAGGCGCGCGGCCAAGCCATCTCACTGAGCGCGCGCATGCTGGCCAGGCAGGCGGAGCACTATCTTGTCTGGCAGTTGCCGGAAAAGTCCTCGCCTGTCTATTACGCTTCCAATTTTCACCCCGGCAATGCGGCCCCGCCTGATCTGGCCCCCTCCGACCTCTATTTGCGCCGGGGGCGGACCAGCAAGGCCTCGCCATTGTACATCAGCCTGGAGCAGCCCGCCTTCCTGCTCTCCAAGATGGGCATGATGGATATGATGGAGGAACCGACAGATGCCGGGAAGACCGAAGAGGACATCCAGCGCCTCAACGAGCTCACCCCCGTCTTCAAGGCCCTTTTCAATGAACAGCGTAAGGACTCCCAATGGTTCAACGTCGGGCTGGAGTCCGGCGTGTTTCTCACCTATCCCGGACACGGTCACTTCCCCCCGCACTTCGATCACCGGAGTCAGAAATGGTATCTCAACGCCCGCCACGCAACGGACGAGGTCGTATGGACAGCGCCGGGCATTGATCCGGCCACCCGTTTGAGCGTGAGCACGGCCAGCTACCCCATTCGCGACAAGGAAGGGCGCTTCCTTGGTGCGGCTTCGGTGGACGTCCCCATTTTCCGAATTATCGAGGAAGCCCAGCTTCGTTCCCGCTGGAGCGGCGACATCGAGGCGTACATGGTTTATCGGAAACCGGGCGACGAGGACCGGCTGCTCATCCTGGCCCAACAGGCCTACGACGATGGCCAGCGCCGCCACTGGATGGTCGGCATCGAGCCCGACTGGATGAAGACCGATGATCCTCGAGGGATCGAGCCCCTGCTTGAGGCCATGAAACAGAACAAGGGCGGCGTGGTCAATCTGCGCCACAAGGGACAAAACGCATTCTGGGCCTATGCCTCCAACGACGAGATCAGCTTCATCCTCATCGCTCCCGATTCCGTGATTACCCGTCTGCCCGATCAGGTGGGCGGCACCCTGGGGACGCTCTTCAGCCGTATCAGGAGCATTTCCTCCATTGTCTCCGGAATCATGATCGTCATCATCGGTCTCATCGCCTGGTTCGGCTCGCGGGCCGTGACCAATCCCCTGCTGCACATGGCCGACGCGGCCAAACGGCTGGCCAAGGGAGACTTTTCCGTACACATGGACCTGCACACCGGCGACGAGCGGGACGAACTCATCCACGCCTTCAACGACATGGGCCCCAAGCTTCAGGAGCGGCTGCTGCTGCGCCGCGACCTGAAACTGGCGCAGGAAGTCCAGAACCTGCTGCTGCCCCGCAAGGAGCCCGAGCTGTGCGGGTTCGACATCGCGGGCGGGATTTCATTCTGTGATCAGACCGGCGGCGATTACTACGATTTCATCGAAATGGACGATCAGGGGACCCGTTCCCTCGGCGTGGTGCTGGGCGACGTGTCCGGCCATGGCGTGCAATCCGCCCTGGTCATGGCCACCACGCGCGGGCTGTTGCGTTCCCTCTCCTCGGCCGCCATTTCGCCCAGGGAACGCATCCAGACTGTCAACACGGTTCTCAGCCGGGACATGGACGGCACGGGTCGCTTCCTGACTCTTTTCTATCTCCGCCTCAAGGCGAATTCTCCGGAAATACAATGGGTGCGGGCGGGACACGAGCCCGCTATCCGATACAACCCGGAGACCGGCGTGTTCTCCGAGTTGAGCGGTGAAGGCCTCGCCCTGGGCGTGCTCGAGGAGTTTGAGTACGAGGACTACACGGCCTTCCTCGAACCGGGGGAAGTGCTTGTCATGGCCACGGACGGAATCTGGGAGGCCCGGAACGAAGAGGGCGAGATGTTCGGCAAGAAGAGAATGCTTGCCATCGTCAAGGAGAATGCGCACAACAATGCGGAGACCATTCGCGCGGCGTTGATGGACGCCGCCGGCGCATTCCGGCCCGCCGGGCAGGAGGACGACATCGCGGTGGTCGTCATCAAGAGGGACAAGGAAGTGAACGTCGACGCCACCACATTCCGGATGACCAACAAGGAAAACTGCTTCAAGTGCTTCCAGCCGCGCGTGGAATCCTTCGGCAGATGCCACGGTCTGCCGCCCAAGGCGGTCTTTCACCTCACTCTCGTGCTGGACGAACTGATCTCCAACATCATAACCTACGGCTACGCCGACCTGGACGAACATCCCATCGAGGTCACCATCGCCAAGCAGGACGACATGCTGACCATCCGAATCGAGGACGACGCCGAGCCCTTCAACATCCTGGAGGCGCCCGAGCCGGAGCTCGACACTCCGCTGGAGGAACGCCAGCGACAGATCGGGGGCATGGGCGTCCACCTGGTCAAGAACATGGTCAGCCACATCAAGTACCAGCGAAGCAACGGCAAGAACATTCTGACAATGACAAAAGATCTGAAGACCTGCGCCCACCAGGGGTAG